Part of the Primulina huaijiensis isolate GDHJ02 chromosome 15, ASM1229523v2, whole genome shotgun sequence genome is shown below.
gttcaccaaccccagaaagcttcctgctcctccttatttatttgctcttcagttttatctgaaatttgtaaggggtgagtgttttggaaaacactcagcaagtgggggtcgatcgattccagaggtacatatagaacttaattctttaaaaatttcttttaacatactttcataacatactttaaaactcaatattcttgacttgacacaacagaaacgaagcgaataaaagacggagctcatcaaatgattcagaacagaacagaaacaattcagatcatttcagaacagacaaaacacactgttactcatctcatttccatggtcaaattgtccccaatatgttagtcctctaaggggtgaggtcagaacatggttttatacccaccaatgggggccagaatagaacatggttttatacccaccaatgggggccagaacagaacatggttgtATACctaccaatgggggccagaacagaattacaattctcttcccatttcaaattagaatcgtaacagtgcaacagaattcagaagtaacagacagaagttttcagatattcaaatttcagagttattcatacagacacagcggaaccaagaaattcgaagcacagaagagaacacataatcgatcgaaattttaaaatataacacactgatattttcgaaaaagagacacaccaacatgcatgtcacgttatttatatcaaagtttaaaatagaaacgaagtacataacaaaagcccacttacagaaaTGCGAAGGTGTACTGCGAGTGACTCAAATTTGACGTACGAACTTGCTGAATTCGGGACAGATGGTGACCGAAATTTGGACATAGTCTTCTTACAGTTTTAATAGTGATTTACAGCACGGAACTCTGGCAGAAATCTTCTTCCCCTTTCCTAGCTAGCTGTGAGGGCCCGtgcacttaattaatatttaattatcaaacaacaaggattaattggtgtaaacagcgaaaacgagtttaaaaacgTTCATtagggcctacagaaatttcggcatgacctcccgtaagtaggacatctcaaaaatctcaaaacacaacaacaataatatacgctcgaaaataacatcaagttcacaatcaaccacacaaacatcctacagccgcactggccaggactagacacgacataccacaattaaaatcccaaacaacataaaaatatcaccatacagctacacagggcatctccctggcaaatgtatcaaaccagcataatatatataaatatctgggaactctgacacaaaccgactgactactgggtaccactcgctgacgctccactagacgcgtcaaatcccctgtaatgacctgctatggcatcaaaaacaaccacaacataaaaagaaaacaggggtcggaccccagtacgacaaaccagtaaaatcacgacgtatataaaagacatgtaataataccaagtaaatgcaatgatatgcgatgcatgaatagtaacaatggaataacggataccaaatggagtccaaacgaatatcatcatcaacagtaacagtggccacccgtgccaggaatgcagcatcaaatcgccgctcgtccatgcacgtagcatcgggaatgcgagtagctaagtcgctcgtccctagctgtcatctgggaatgtggctaatcctaacccactcgtccctctgatgactcaatatatctcaacggaatcaacataaatcgccgtcaaaggagtcaaggctcaatatgttaGGGCAATATAATTTATGCATGAATGCATCAGAGTAAACATTCAAGGCACgtaatagcaaacaacattcaccgaatattcttacacgtcaatataagcgtcataataatttaggtttgagcgtacctcaattACAACTTCCAATACCACGGTAAATTCTTAAGGACTTCCTGatgaactcgtccaacgataAAACCTACAATATACATTCGCTATACACTTCAATACAATGCATTCCAAACgactaaaccaaaataaatcGGCTCGGTTAAAATTTGAAATCCGGGCAGCCTATATAAACCTTATACAATCTGAattcaagcttaatacctcaatAAACGAAACTTGAATACACAACGGTAATTTCGCAAAGATGGCTCGCCGGAAACACTGTTCACGATCTGAAAAACGAGCTGGAAATTAGGGGAAAGCTTAGTACTTTACTATACAAACTAATCAACCAAAATACCACTAAGAATTGAAGTCGAAAATCTTACCTAGAACCGAATCGAAGCTCATGCACAGTGCTGGAAAACAGGACCGATCGAGCTCGTAACCTTCCAATTCAAGGTAGGAAAGACTCTAATATACTGGAGGAAGAAGATTGCTACGCCGCTACACTAAAAATCTGGCCGCTGTGAGCATCGCATGCTTGCTGCAGAAGAAGGAGAAAGGCGATGGGCAAGGCTGGAGAGAGTTTCTGGATTTTTGAGCGTACTGATTTCTATCAAATGGGTTTgggtatttaaaattaaatgttaatGGGGTGGGCCTAGTTTAGGTATTGGGCCTCACATTCTCCCCCACTAAtgaaagatttcgtcctcgaaatctaacAAACACAACACTGATATCCACAACATTACGTCTGATAATACATAGGAAATTCAGAATACATCGCGTAATTCATTACATTCTCAAACAAATGAGGCCATTCTTGTCGCATCTTTGCCTCTAATTCCCATGTAGATTCTTCTCTTCCATGCCTACTCCATTGTACCAAAACTAGTGGAATCGTCTTGCTCCTGAGCTGTCTTTCCTTGCGGTCCAAAATTTGCACTGGATGTTCAACATAGCTAAGAGAACTGTCTAACTCCACATCCTCGACATTCAAGATATGAGACGGATCTGGctcatacttccgcaacatagatacatgaaacacattatgtatcaaagacaaactctgcggcaaatccaaacgataagccaatgtgccaatcctctcaacaatcATATACGGACCAATATAACGCGGAGCTAACTTCCCTTTATGTCCAAATCTCATAGTACCCCGAAATGGTGAtactttcaagaaaacataatcGCCCACTTGGAACTCTAAAGGTCTACGCCTTTTATTAGCATAACTGGCTTGACGATCCTGGGCTGCTTTCATCTTTtttctgatcaattcaactttaTCTTTCATCTCTTGAATAAATTCTGGTTTTGACATCTGTCTTTCTCCTACATCTTCCCAAcatatcggcgatctgcactttcttccatacaaagcttcaaatggtgccataccGATTGTTGCctgaaaactattattgtaagaGAATTCCACCAAAGACAATGATTCTTGCCAACCACctttgaaatccatcactacTGCTCGTAACATATCCTCTAGAGTCTGGATGGTTCTTTccgactgaccatctgtctgtgggtgataGGCGGTGCTCATAGCCAACTTTGAACCCAAAGCCGATTGCAAACTTCCCCAAAATTTTGAAgcaaaccttggatcacgatcagatactATGGTTaccggcacaccatgcaatttCACTATATGATCAATGTACAGTTTCGCCATTTTCATATAAGTACAGGTACGATCATATGGAATAAAATGAGCGGATTTAGACAAtctatcaacaatcacccaaatcgcatcacaaccatGATTAGAACGAGGtatatgtgtcacaaaatccatagcaatatgcTCCCAGTTCCACTGCGGCACTTCAAGACTATGTAACATTCCACCAGGtctcattctctcggctttaacCTGTTGACACGTTAAACATTTAGCCACAAAATgagaaatatctttcttcataccttcccACCAGTAATGAGCTCTCAAGGTATGATACATTTTTCGAATTCCTGGGTGAATACTgtgtcgactacaatgtgcttccCGTAGTATAGCTTCTTTCAGATCTATCAAATTAGGTCCCTCAAGTCTACCAATAAAGCGCAGACTACCATCTGAGGCAACACTAAACTTTTCTGTCTGACCTGTTCGATACAATTCTTTTAATCTATGAATGTGCGGATCAGTCCTCTGTGCTGCTTTGATTCTGGACAAAACCTGTGGCTCAACTTGAATAGATGATACTACAAAGTAGTCTCCACTGATCTGATAAGTCCATCCTGAAGTTCCCAAGTGCTCGTGAACTTTAGAAATAGTCAAAGATGTCAGCATAGCATTCTGAACTTTCCTGCTGAGGGCATCTGCAACAAGATTCATTCGACCTGGttgatactgaatctcacaatcaaagtctttaagcAACTCCATCCACcgacgctgtctcatattcaagtcCGGCTATGAGAAAAGATATTTAAGACTCTTGTGATCCGAATAAATCACAAACTGCTCACCGTACAGATAATGACGCCATAActtcaatgcaaacacaatAGCAGCCAACTCTAAgtcatgaactggatatcgggtctcatgcggtttcaactgacgagaagcatatgcaatCACTCGGCCATTTTGCATTAAAACACAACCAAGTCCATTTAGAGATGCATCTGAACAAACAACATATCCACCTGAGCCTGATGGCAAAGCTAGCACTGGAGCTGTTGTCAACTTTTCCTTCAAAGTCTGAAAACTTGACTCACATTCATCAGTCCACACAAAACGTCGATCTTTTTGCGTTAATTGGGTCATAGGTCTTGCTATAatagaaaatccttcaataaaacgcctataatatcctgccaatcccaagaaactgcgaatatCGGAAATATTCGTCGGTCTTGGCCAATTGAtaacagcttccactttactggGATCTACTGATACCCCTTGAGCTGATATaacatgacccagaaatacaactctgtccagccagaattcacatttagaaaattttgcatacaattgCGCTGCTCTGAGTGTCTGGAGGACTAACCTTAAATTTTCTCGATGCTCCTTCTttgtctttgaataaatcagaatgtcatctatgaagacaataacaaatctgtctataaattctcgaaaaacgcgattcatcaaatccataaaaaccgctggagcattagtcaatccaaaaggcataactagaaattcataatgtccataacgGGTTCGAAATGCTGTCATCGGAACATCTTCCTCTCGAACTCTAAGCTGATGGTAGCCAGAACGAAGATCGATCTTTGAATACACTGATgtaccttgcaactgatcaaacaagtcatcgatacgcggcagaggatacttattcttcacagtagctttgttcaactgcctgtaatcaatgcacattctcatcgttccgtctttcttctttacaaataataccggagctccccaaggtgacatACTTGGTCTAATATAGCCTTTTTCCAGTAAGTCCTGTAATTGctctttgagttctttcaattcCGCTGGAGCCAAACGATATGGTGCTCTCGAAATAGGATTTGTCTCGGACACCAACTCAATGCTAAAATCGATTTCCCTCTGGGGTggaaatccaggaatctcatcgggaaatacatcaggGAATTCCTTGACAACAGGAATATCTGATACTTCAAACCCTTTTCCCTGAGTCGCATCAACTGGATAGATCATGAATCCTTCATTTCCTGATGACAAGATTCTAAACATTTCCATTGCTGACACTAATGGAATACGTAATTGCGAATCACTACCGTAAAAATTCCATTTACTGCCATAATACGGtctaaatctgacaactccatggaaacaatcaacggtggCTCGATAATTTGACAGAGTATCCATTCCCAGAATACAGTCGAAGTCAGACATGTCTAGATTGATAAGATTAGTTATCATAACATTATCATCGAATCTAATCACACAATTTAGAATTATCTCATAAGACATCAAACATACACCGGCAGGTGTAGAGACTGACACAGTATCTATCAACAGAGTagtagcaatctcatgctcatcaacaaatacaacagatacaaatgaatgagatgctcctgtgtctatcagtataCGCGCAGGATGATTAAAAATAAGGCAGATACCTGCAATAACTCCGCCCGGTGCGTCTTGAACTTGATCCTGAGTTAGAGCATGCACTTGAGCCTGCTGTGGCCCTGGAAAACTCTGCGGAACAAAACCTCTAGGCTGAGGATAGCTAGACTGCTGAAAAGACTGAGGCGGAACAAAAGGTCTAGTTGCTGGTCCTCTGAAACCTTGACCAAACTGAGGCTGCTGAAATTGTTGTCTTGCTGCATtcggacatactctagcataaTGTCCAACTTGCCCACAGATATTACAAGATCCATGAACTCCCGTACACTGAGTACTGATATGCTTACCACCACAACGATCACAAAATACTCCACCTGGTGACCCAACTGAACCTCCACGCTGACTGCCAGAACTAGAAGAACTACTACTACTCtgtttcttgaactgttttccttTGGCCTTAAAGTGTTGCTGCTTTGGTTGCTGATAAGACTGCGAAGGCTGATACAGCAGTAAAGGACGGTACAGTGGTGCACCAACTGGCATCGGCACATTGCCTCCGAAACTCTGAGGAAAATATGGTTGAACTGATTGTGGTTCTGCCAAAAGTAGACTTGCCTCCACATTCTTGGCTTTCTCTACAACATCGGCATAATTAACAGGCGCTCCAGCAGCTACTAAAGTGCAAATGGTTCGATTCAATCCTTGCATAAAATGCGATAGCTTGTTCCGATCACTGCTAGCAACATGAGGaacataggcaagaagtgctgaGAATTGAGATGCATACTCCACTACAGTCATGTTACCTTGAGTCAATCTATTGCACTCAGCTTCCTTGGCCGAATAATACGAAGGCGGTGAATATTCTCGAGCAAACTGTGAACAAAATACATCCCAAGTAACTCTTTCACCTGATTCCTTCAGAGCTTCCTCGGTAGTTTCCCACCATAACTGAGCTCGGTCTTTTAATTGACAAATAGCCAACTTAAGTTGCAAATCAGGAGTGTCCTCCAACATATTAAACAAACGCTTCATACTTTTTAACCATGCTACAGCGTTCTCACCATCTTCATTCCCAAAGAATCGAGGAGGACGCATGTTCTGAAATCGGGATATCACTAGTTCCATTTCACCCATTCCTCTGGTCAACTGATCCACTTCATGCTCAACGTTAACATTTCGTACTTCACCACGAGGACGACGACCTCGTCATCCCCATTCAGTCTCGTTAAGTCCTCTCACATTAGGAGCTTCAGATTCCTGAGCAACTTCCTTTCCTTTTCTCCCCTTACGTCCAGGTGCCATCTACAAGACACAAGGATTTAATCCAATGGCAGAAACAAAATAATCGGCTGAGTATAAGAGCATAAACTTAAACTAATACGTTCTAGTCATGCTGATACAATTAATTCAAAACATACAAACAAGTAAGagcaaataatcaaacacatgcacaatcattttatttgtgcCTAAACTCGAGTGTCCTAGACTATAATTCGAGCGTATCCcagttacgctctgataccaaactgtgagggcccgtgcacttaattaatatttaattatcaaacaacaaggattaattggtgtaaacagcgaaaacgagtttaaaaacgTTCATtagggcctacagaaatttcggcatgacctccccgtaagtaggacatcccaaaaatctcaaaacacaacaacaataatatacgctcgaaaataacatcaagttcacaatcaaccacacaaacatcctacagccgcactggccaggactagacacgacataccacaattaaaatcccaaacaacataaaaaatatcaccatacagctacacagggcatctccctggcaaatgtatcaaaccagcataatatatataaatatctgggaactctgacacaaaccgactgactactgggtaccactcgctgacgctccaccagacgcgtcaaatcccctggaatgacctgctatggcatcacaaacaaccacaacataaaaagaaaacaggggtcggaccccagtacgacaaaccagtaaaatcacgacgtatataaaagacatgtaataataccaagtaaatgcaatgatatgcgatgcatgaatggtaacaatggaataacggataccaaatggagtccaaacgaatatcatcatcaacagtaacagtggccacccatgccaggaatgcagcatcaaatcgtcgcttgtccatgcacgtagcatcgggaatgggagtagctaagtcgctcgtccctagctgtcatctgggaatgtggctaatcctaacccactcgtccctctg
Proteins encoded:
- the LOC140959287 gene encoding uncharacterized protein, yielding MGEMELVISRFQNMRPPRFFGNEDGENAVAWLKSMKRLFNMLEDTPDLQLKLAICQLKDRAQLWWETTEEALKESGERVTWDVFCSQFAREYSPPSYYSAKEAECNRLTQGNMTVVEYASQFSALLAYVPHVASSDRNKLSHFMQGLNRTICTLVAAGAPVNYADVVEKAKNVEASLLLAEPQSVQPYFPQSFGGNVPMPVGAPLYRPLLLYQPSQSYQQPKQQHFKAKGKQFKKQSSSSSSSSGSQRGGSVGSPGGVFCDRCGGKHISTQCTGVHGSCNICGQVGHYARVCPNAARQQFQQPQFGQGFRGPATRPFVPPQSFQQSSYPQPRGFVPQSFPGPQQAQVHALTQDQVQDAPGGVIADTVSVSTPAGVCLMSYEIILNCVIRFDDNVMITNLINLDMSDFDCILGMDTLSNYRATVDCFHGVVRFRPYYGSKWNFYGSDSQLRIPLVSAMEMFRILSSGNEGFMIYPVDATQGKGFEVSDIPVVKEFPDVFPDEIPGFPPQREIDFSIELVSETNPISRAPYRLAPAELKELKEQLQDLLEKGYIRPSMSPWGAPRRWMELLKDFDCEIQYQPGRMNLVADALSRKVQNAMLTSLTISKVHEHLGTSGWTYQISGDYFVVSSIQVEPQVLSRIKAAQRTDPHIHRLKELYRTGQTEKFSVASDGSLRFIGRLEGPNLIDLKEAILREAHCSRHSIHPGIRKMYHTLRAHYWWEGMKKDISHFVAKCLTCQQVKAERMRPGGMLHSLEVPQWNWEHIAMDFVTHIPRSNHGCDAIWVIVDRLSKSAHFIPYDRTCTYMKMAKLYIDHIVKLHGVPVTIVSDRDPRFASKFWGSLQSALGSKLAMSTAYHPQTDGQSERTIQTLEDMLRAVVMDFKGGWQESLSLVEFSYNNSFQYEPDPSHILNVEDVELDSSLSYVEHPVQILDRKERQLRSKTIPLVLVQWSRHGREESTWELEAKMRQEWPHLFENEMAAPRTCAQAAIRMCQLTINNQTREIATLKAQLARENLEKQEIIESRLILETDVQRLTHHLDLAESQLLQIPTDSACITRLAALNRDLLDRVEIERGRAAQAHKRQEEYNARQDWYISKLHGTMDRLQDQNNYLHLDPCLSSVLETASSLATPGKASSTAVATAVVPDRASCPAGHSQCPSTPALPQRLLTQTHHKH